One genomic region from uncultured Tateyamaria sp. encodes:
- a CDS encoding AMP-binding protein, with protein sequence MKLDPLAPPGGTVADWLAARADRGGDALLFPETDDVLSWQDLQTRAQGFAASLAARGTAKGESVAIVAPNSRDGIIAMYGALIGGFRATMINLAAGRDAIAYALTHSEARFAFVHVDARDLFDAANDTDVQPVPLSETASGPLHPVSASDHALLMYTSGTTGRPKGVVHTHASLLAGGWTTAIAHALTERDRGFCVLPVYHINGLCVTVMGSLVSGGSLAMTPRFSASQFWDQADRAGVTWFSAVPTIISHLLHGDAVPSPACRARLRFGRSASSALAVETQSAFEARFDVPIVETMGLTETAAQILSNPLPPGMRKIGSPGMGYGCDVEVQDTNGHPVPAGVQGEIVVRGPNVMLEYLKNPEATGATFRDGWLRTGDLARKDADGYVFVTGRLKELIIKGGENIAPREVDEALYAHPDVVEAAAFARQCATYGETIEAAVRLREGSAIPLADLMDLCRAKLGAFKTPDIIHVLDELPKGPSGKIQRLKLTDYIPAP encoded by the coding sequence ATGAAACTCGACCCCCTTGCCCCGCCCGGCGGGACCGTGGCTGACTGGCTGGCCGCGCGGGCGGACCGGGGCGGCGATGCACTCCTGTTTCCCGAAACGGACGACGTCCTGTCCTGGCAAGACCTGCAAACGCGGGCACAGGGGTTTGCGGCATCCCTCGCGGCGCGCGGGACGGCCAAGGGCGAAAGCGTCGCTATCGTCGCTCCGAACAGTCGGGATGGGATCATCGCAATGTATGGCGCACTCATCGGCGGCTTTCGGGCCACCATGATCAACCTCGCCGCCGGGCGCGATGCCATCGCCTATGCGCTCACCCATTCCGAGGCGCGATTTGCCTTCGTGCACGTGGATGCACGCGATCTCTTTGATGCGGCCAACGACACAGACGTGCAGCCGGTGCCCCTGTCAGAGACGGCCAGCGGGCCGCTGCACCCGGTCTCGGCCTCGGATCACGCGCTGCTGATGTATACATCCGGCACCACGGGGCGGCCCAAGGGCGTGGTGCACACCCATGCCAGCCTGCTTGCAGGCGGCTGGACCACCGCCATCGCACATGCCCTGACGGAACGGGACCGGGGGTTTTGCGTGCTGCCGGTCTACCACATCAACGGGCTCTGCGTGACGGTCATGGGCAGCCTTGTGTCCGGCGGGTCGCTTGCCATGACCCCCCGGTTCTCGGCCTCGCAATTCTGGGATCAGGCGGACCGCGCCGGGGTGACGTGGTTTTCCGCCGTGCCCACGATCATCTCGCATCTGCTGCATGGCGATGCGGTGCCATCACCGGCCTGCCGCGCGCGCCTGCGCTTTGGCCGCTCGGCCTCCTCCGCGCTTGCCGTCGAAACCCAAAGCGCGTTCGAGGCGCGCTTTGACGTGCCCATTGTCGAAACCATGGGGCTGACCGAAACGGCGGCGCAAATCCTGTCAAACCCCCTGCCCCCCGGCATGCGCAAGATCGGCTCGCCCGGTATGGGCTATGGGTGCGATGTCGAAGTTCAGGACACAAACGGCCACCCCGTCCCAGCCGGGGTCCAGGGCGAAATTGTCGTGCGGGGCCCAAACGTGATGCTGGAATACCTCAAGAACCCCGAGGCGACCGGGGCCACCTTCCGGGACGGCTGGCTGCGCACCGGCGATCTGGCCCGCAAGGATGCGGACGGCTATGTCTTTGTCACCGGGCGGTTGAAGGAACTGATCATCAAGGGCGGCGAAAACATCGCCCCGCGCGAGGTGGACGAGGCGCTTTATGCCCATCCCGACGTGGTCGAGGCTGCGGCCTTCGCCCGCCAATGCGCCACTTACGGCGAAACGATCGAAGCCGCCGTGCGCCTGCGCGAAGGCTCGGCCATTCCATTGGCCGATCTGATGGACCTGTGCCGGGCCAAGCTGGGGGCGTTCAAGACCCCCGACATCATCCACGTTCTGGACGAGTTGCCCAAGGGCCCCTCCGGCAAGATCCAGCGCCTGAAACTGACCGATTACATCCCCGCACCCTGA
- a CDS encoding alpha/beta fold hydrolase yields the protein MAEPLVFLPGMMCDARLFGPQIAELSAEYSVMVSPVTRGERIEEIASGLLDELPQRFALAGLSMGGIVAMEILRRAPDRITRLALMDTNPLAETPQVAAAREPQIVKARTGRMAEVMRDEMKPNYLAPGPYRNEILDLVMDMADALGPDVFVRQSRALQRRRDQQGTLRKCKVPTLVLCGAHDELCPVKRHTFMAELIPGAELKVVEDAGHLPTLESPAETTQALRDWLKQPLILR from the coding sequence ATGGCTGAACCCCTTGTTTTTCTTCCCGGAATGATGTGTGACGCGCGGCTCTTCGGGCCGCAGATTGCCGAGCTTTCGGCCGAGTATTCGGTCATGGTGTCGCCCGTTACCCGCGGGGAACGGATCGAAGAGATTGCAAGCGGGCTTCTGGATGAGTTGCCCCAGCGCTTTGCGCTGGCGGGCCTGTCGATGGGCGGGATCGTCGCGATGGAGATCCTGCGCCGCGCGCCCGACCGCATCACGCGCCTGGCGCTGATGGACACCAACCCGCTGGCCGAGACCCCGCAGGTGGCGGCGGCGCGCGAGCCGCAGATCGTGAAGGCCCGGACCGGTCGGATGGCGGAGGTGATGCGGGACGAGATGAAGCCCAACTACCTGGCCCCTGGCCCCTACCGCAACGAGATCCTGGACCTGGTGATGGACATGGCAGACGCGCTGGGACCGGACGTGTTCGTGCGCCAGTCCCGCGCCTTGCAGCGCCGCAGGGACCAGCAGGGCACGTTGCGCAAATGCAAGGTGCCGACCCTTGTGCTCTGCGGTGCGCATGACGAATTGTGCCCGGTCAAGCGTCACACGTTCATGGCCGAACTCATCCCCGGGGCGGAGTTGAAAGTGGTGGAGGATGCGGGGCACCTGCCGACGCTGGAGAGCCCGGCAGAGACCACGCAGGCGCTGCGGGATTGGCTGAAACAGCCGCTGATTTTGCGGTGA
- a CDS encoding transporter substrate-binding domain-containing protein: MRRRELALTVAATLGCGTGAIACQPSLVVSPGDTLFSIAEEQLGDLSRWSLIFYNNPDIQGGSLLDLPAGTVLDIPCPEDTAQTAEPAATPAPAPTAAPTVQADPKPLQQEKAQAEIKLVTASNYAPFTDLDWPGQGMLTELVNAAFEATPNPLTYAIEWENDWSRHLFPMLDSKEFDMGFPWFKPDCDGNPTNERCANFHFSDPLVDLVILLFARSDDPIVFAQDSDLHGKTLCRPAGYFTHDLDRADRRWLSDGLVTLKQPPTPDDCFAMLVAGDVDAVALNEFLGVQKMFELGLTDQVAPLSRPVSIEGLHVLISKTHWRGTAHLYRFNAGLAKLKQSDRYNEIVSRHLALFWDQIKS, translated from the coding sequence ATGCGGCGGCGCGAGCTTGCCCTGACGGTTGCGGCCACCCTGGGGTGCGGCACCGGGGCGATAGCGTGCCAGCCCTCGCTGGTTGTCTCGCCCGGTGACACCCTGTTTTCGATTGCGGAAGAACAGCTTGGCGATCTGTCGCGCTGGTCCCTGATCTTCTACAACAACCCGGACATCCAGGGCGGCAGCCTGCTGGATCTGCCTGCGGGCACGGTTCTGGACATTCCCTGTCCCGAAGATACGGCGCAGACGGCAGAACCCGCAGCCACGCCTGCGCCTGCGCCCACCGCCGCGCCGACGGTGCAGGCCGATCCCAAACCGCTGCAACAGGAAAAGGCGCAGGCCGAGATCAAGCTGGTCACCGCCTCGAACTATGCGCCCTTTACCGATCTGGACTGGCCGGGGCAGGGCATGCTGACCGAACTGGTCAATGCCGCGTTCGAAGCCACGCCAAATCCGCTGACATACGCGATCGAATGGGAAAATGACTGGTCCAGGCATCTCTTTCCGATGCTGGACAGCAAGGAATTCGACATGGGGTTCCCGTGGTTCAAGCCGGATTGCGATGGCAACCCCACAAACGAACGCTGCGCCAATTTCCACTTCTCCGATCCGCTGGTCGATCTGGTCATTCTGCTGTTCGCGCGCAGCGATGATCCGATTGTGTTCGCGCAGGACAGCGATCTGCACGGCAAGACCCTGTGCCGCCCTGCCGGGTATTTCACCCACGATCTCGACCGCGCCGACCGGCGCTGGCTCAGCGACGGGTTGGTCACGCTCAAGCAGCCGCCGACCCCCGATGACTGCTTTGCCATGCTGGTTGCGGGCGATGTTGACGCGGTGGCGCTGAACGAGTTTCTGGGCGTGCAGAAGATGTTCGAACTGGGCCTGACCGATCAGGTCGCCCCCCTGTCGCGCCCGGTGTCCATCGAAGGGCTGCATGTGCTGATTTCCAAGACCCATTGGCGGGGAACCGCGCATCTGTACCGCTTCAACGCGGGGCTTGCGAAACTCAAGCAAAGCGACCGCTACAACGAGATCGTGAGCCGCCACTTGGCGTTGTTCTGGGACCAGATCAAAAGCTGA